In a single window of the Methylococcus sp. Mc7 genome:
- a CDS encoding cation-translocating P-type ATPase, which produces MNQAWHSLTSEEVASRLDVDLRHGLSETEADKRLASSGPNAIPSAGARAPWRIFTEQFSGVLVQILVAAAVFALTIGEALEAGVILAIVLLNAVLGFLQESRAEKALEALRRMAVGRATVRRGGRICDIPADRLVPGDIVLLQTGDGAPADGRLLESVDLSVQESALTGESVPVRKDAAAVLEPATALADRTNRVHLGTQVVYGRGSFIVTETGPSTALGATARLLESVTAEPTPLQKQLDGFARTLAYGVAGVTIVVLLLGIAGGESFRTMILTAVSLAVAAVPESLTALVAITLALGAQKMLKQGALIRRLPAVEALGSVKVICADKTGTMTENRMTVSVLDVAEHRLELKLGEPDAEGLAAEIAGHPAIDLLLIGGALCNDGLIENPEDPHGAYRVLGEPTEAALVLAAARGGRLKTELEAALPRAGEIPFDAGRKLMTTVHGPAADGACPGVVVRYLAGGRFLGLTKGAVEAVLPRADTLWVDGDEQPLDAAWHERIVQAHDTLAEKGMRVLALGARRLDAPPPAAAKATLESGLSFIGLIGIYDPPRPAVMQAIAECRQAGIKAVMITGDHPLTARHIAEEVGIDTSGGVIGGSEIAAMTPAKLRNAVKRCAVFARVAPEDKLRLIEAYQSEGWSVAMTGDGVNDAPALKKADIGIAMGRIGTDVAKEAAQIVLLDDNFATITAAVRQGRAIYDNLIKFIVYLLSCNLSEIAVVTFAPFLGMPLPLLPLQILWMNLVTDGLPALALGMEPPEDCLMERPSLSASELIFGRRGLNLMLAVGALITELSLGVGLAYWLGGSGAWQTMLLTVLVFSQMAVALALRSRSRPVGQLGWGSNPALLGAVAATVLLQLAIVYLPPLQTAFHTTALSLGDLAVAGAVAAAVFLGTERIKLAGFLRRG; this is translated from the coding sequence ATGAACCAAGCCTGGCATTCGTTGACATCCGAGGAAGTGGCAAGCCGCCTGGACGTAGATCTCCGGCACGGCCTGAGCGAGACCGAAGCCGACAAGCGGCTCGCTTCGTCCGGCCCGAATGCAATCCCCAGCGCCGGCGCGCGGGCGCCCTGGCGCATCTTCACCGAACAGTTCTCCGGCGTGCTGGTCCAGATCCTGGTCGCCGCCGCCGTCTTCGCCCTGACCATCGGCGAAGCCCTGGAAGCCGGCGTGATCCTGGCGATCGTCCTGCTCAACGCCGTCCTGGGTTTCCTGCAGGAATCCAGGGCGGAAAAAGCCCTCGAGGCGCTTCGCCGCATGGCGGTCGGCCGGGCCACCGTACGGCGCGGCGGCCGTATCTGTGACATCCCCGCAGACCGGCTGGTGCCGGGCGACATCGTGCTGCTGCAGACCGGCGACGGCGCGCCCGCCGACGGCCGGCTGCTCGAAAGCGTCGACCTCAGCGTTCAGGAATCGGCGCTGACCGGCGAATCGGTCCCCGTCCGCAAGGACGCCGCCGCCGTGCTGGAACCCGCCACCGCGCTCGCCGACCGGACCAACAGGGTCCACCTCGGCACCCAGGTGGTTTATGGCCGCGGCAGCTTCATCGTGACCGAGACCGGGCCGTCCACCGCCCTGGGCGCCACGGCCCGATTGCTGGAATCGGTGACCGCCGAACCCACCCCGCTGCAGAAGCAGCTCGACGGTTTCGCCCGCACGCTGGCCTACGGCGTGGCCGGCGTCACCATCGTGGTCCTGCTGCTCGGAATCGCCGGGGGCGAGAGCTTCCGCACCATGATCCTCACCGCCGTCAGCCTCGCCGTGGCGGCCGTGCCCGAGTCCCTCACCGCGCTGGTCGCCATCACCCTCGCTCTCGGCGCCCAGAAGATGCTGAAGCAGGGCGCCCTGATCCGCCGCCTGCCGGCGGTCGAAGCGCTGGGTTCGGTCAAGGTGATTTGCGCCGACAAGACCGGCACGATGACCGAAAACCGCATGACCGTCTCCGTGCTGGACGTCGCCGAACACCGGCTGGAACTCAAGCTCGGCGAACCGGACGCGGAGGGACTGGCAGCGGAAATCGCCGGCCATCCGGCCATCGATCTGCTGCTGATCGGCGGCGCGCTGTGCAACGACGGCTTGATCGAGAACCCGGAAGACCCGCATGGCGCCTACCGGGTCCTGGGAGAGCCCACCGAAGCGGCGCTGGTGCTGGCCGCGGCCCGGGGAGGACGGCTCAAGACGGAACTGGAAGCCGCCTTGCCCCGGGCCGGGGAAATCCCCTTCGACGCCGGCCGCAAACTCATGACGACCGTCCACGGTCCGGCGGCGGACGGCGCCTGCCCCGGCGTCGTCGTACGGTATCTCGCCGGCGGCCGGTTCCTCGGCCTGACCAAGGGCGCGGTGGAAGCCGTCCTCCCGCGCGCCGACACCCTCTGGGTCGATGGCGACGAGCAGCCCCTTGACGCCGCCTGGCACGAACGGATCGTGCAGGCGCACGACACCTTGGCCGAAAAAGGCATGCGGGTGCTGGCCCTGGGTGCGCGCCGCCTGGACGCCCCCCCGCCGGCGGCAGCCAAGGCGACGCTGGAAAGCGGCTTGAGCTTCATCGGCCTGATCGGCATCTACGATCCGCCGCGCCCCGCCGTCATGCAAGCCATCGCCGAATGCCGTCAGGCCGGCATCAAGGCGGTGATGATCACCGGCGATCACCCCTTGACCGCCCGCCACATCGCGGAGGAAGTCGGCATCGACACCTCGGGCGGCGTGATCGGCGGCAGCGAGATCGCCGCCATGACGCCCGCCAAACTGCGGAATGCGGTGAAACGCTGCGCCGTGTTCGCCCGGGTCGCGCCGGAGGACAAGCTGAGGCTGATCGAAGCCTACCAGAGCGAGGGCTGGAGCGTGGCGATGACGGGCGACGGCGTCAACGACGCGCCGGCCCTCAAGAAGGCCGACATCGGCATCGCCATGGGCCGGATCGGTACCGACGTCGCCAAGGAAGCCGCCCAGATCGTCCTGCTGGACGACAATTTCGCGACCATCACCGCCGCCGTGCGCCAGGGCCGGGCGATCTACGACAACCTGATCAAGTTCATCGTCTACCTGCTGAGTTGCAACCTCAGCGAAATCGCCGTGGTCACCTTCGCGCCCTTCCTGGGGATGCCGCTGCCGCTGCTGCCGCTGCAGATACTCTGGATGAACCTGGTCACCGACGGCCTGCCGGCGCTGGCCCTGGGGATGGAGCCGCCGGAAGATTGCCTGATGGAGCGGCCGTCGCTGTCCGCCAGCGAGTTGATCTTCGGCAGGCGAGGCCTGAACCTGATGCTGGCGGTAGGCGCGCTGATCACCGAACTGAGTCTGGGCGTGGGCTTGGCCTACTGGCTGGGAGGGAGCGGCGCCTGGCAGACCATGCTGCTCACGGTGCTGGTGTTCAGCCAGATGGCCGTCGCCCTGGCCTTGCGCAGCCGCAGCCGGCCGGTCGGGCAACTCGGCTGGGGATCGAATCCGGCGCTGCTCGGCGCCGTCGCCGCCACGGTGTTGTTGCAGCTCGCCATCGTCTACCTGCCGCCATTGCAAACCGCCTTCCATACCACCGCACTCTCCCTGGGCGATCTGGCCGTTGCCGGAGCAGTGGCCGCGGCCGTGTTCCTGGGGACGGAGCGGATCAAGCTGGCGGGATTCCTGCGCCGGGGTTAA
- a CDS encoding type I restriction endonuclease subunit R, producing the protein MKPTDTSEQGLEQLIVRHLAGIGEHPASSGQAAGEETAVYAPGGYVLGRASDYNRDVALDVVQLLAFLQATQPKAVEALELALDGIQRTQFLHRLQGEITKRGVVDVLRKGVSHGPVHVDLYKLLPSPGNASAAEAFGKNIFSVTRQVRYGNDSGNALDLVIFINGLPVLTFELKNSLTKQTLADAIVQYQTTRDPKELLFQLGRCMAHIAVDDAEVAFCTELKGKASWFLPFNQGYNSGAGNPPNPDGLKTDYLWKSVLTRGSLANIIESFAQVVVVEEEEAGANGKKRKRRKQIFPRFHQLRTVRALLRRAREDGVGKRYLIQHSAGSGKSNTIAWLAHQLVELRSAADPLTAQFDSIIVITDRRALDAQIARTIKGYDHVASIFGHSDHAQELRDYLRRGKKIIVTTVQKFPFILDELGDLSGKKFALLIDEAHSSQGGKTTARMHEALGGKAAGESTCGKTDEEAFEEDATQDAVNAEIEKRIQSRRLLSNASYFAFTATPKDKTLELFGEKIAVGDKVQFRSPEELTYTTKQAIQEGFILDVVAHYTPVASYYHVAKTVEDDPDFEKVKALKKIRHYVESHDKAIRRKAEIMVDHFISQVAGKQKIGGKARAMIVCNGIARAIDYFREVSDYLEEIKSPYKAIVAYSGDFEVAGEKKTEADLNGFPSKDIPANLKQDPYRFLIVANKFVTGFDEPLLHTMYVDKPLAGVLAVQTLSRLNRAHPQKHDTFVLDFADNAEAVKAAFQDYYRATIQTGETDANKLHDLKAELDGQQVYSASQVEDLVALYLGGADRDKLDPILDACVEEYQENLDEDGQVKFKGKAKAYQRSYGFLAAILGYGHPAWEKLSIFLNFLIPKLPAPKEEDLSKGVLESIDMDSYRVEALAALKMAMDDADATVEPVPPGGGGGKGEPDIDKLSNIIKTFNDLFGNIEWKDADKIGKVIAEEIPARVAQDKAYQNAQANSDRQNAKLEHDKALNRVVLELLSDHTELFKQFSDNPDFKRWLTNMVFDATYHPGVTAPKAPPQVGV; encoded by the coding sequence ATGAAACCCACCGACACCAGCGAACAAGGCCTGGAGCAGTTGATCGTGCGCCATCTGGCGGGCATCGGCGAACACCCGGCAAGCAGCGGACAGGCCGCAGGCGAGGAAACCGCCGTGTACGCCCCGGGCGGCTATGTGCTGGGCCGGGCCTCGGACTACAACCGCGACGTGGCGCTGGACGTGGTGCAGTTGCTCGCCTTTCTGCAGGCTACCCAGCCCAAGGCGGTGGAAGCGCTGGAACTGGCGCTTGATGGTATCCAGCGCACCCAGTTCCTGCACCGCTTGCAGGGCGAGATCACCAAGCGCGGCGTGGTGGATGTGTTGCGCAAGGGTGTGAGCCACGGGCCGGTTCACGTCGATCTCTACAAGCTGCTGCCCTCGCCCGGCAACGCCAGCGCCGCCGAGGCTTTCGGCAAGAACATCTTCAGCGTCACCCGGCAGGTACGCTACGGCAACGATTCCGGCAACGCGCTGGATCTGGTGATCTTCATCAATGGCCTGCCGGTGCTGACTTTCGAGCTGAAGAACTCGCTGACCAAGCAGACCCTGGCCGATGCCATCGTTCAGTACCAGACCACGCGCGATCCGAAGGAGCTGCTGTTCCAATTGGGCCGCTGCATGGCCCACATCGCGGTCGATGACGCCGAGGTGGCCTTCTGCACCGAGCTGAAGGGTAAGGCGTCGTGGTTCCTGCCGTTCAACCAGGGCTATAACAGCGGCGCGGGCAATCCGCCCAATCCGGATGGTTTGAAGACCGACTATTTGTGGAAGTCGGTTTTGACCCGCGGGTCGCTGGCCAACATCATCGAGAGCTTCGCTCAGGTGGTGGTGGTGGAGGAAGAAGAAGCCGGCGCCAACGGCAAGAAACGCAAGAGGCGTAAGCAGATCTTTCCCCGCTTCCACCAGTTGCGCACCGTCCGCGCCCTGCTGCGCCGTGCCCGCGAGGACGGGGTGGGCAAGCGTTACCTGATCCAGCACTCGGCGGGCAGCGGCAAGAGCAACACCATCGCATGGCTGGCGCACCAGTTGGTGGAACTGCGCAGCGCAGCCGATCCGCTGACGGCGCAATTCGACTCGATCATCGTCATCACCGACCGGCGCGCGCTGGACGCGCAGATCGCCCGCACCATCAAGGGCTACGACCACGTGGCGTCCATCTTCGGCCACTCCGACCACGCCCAGGAGCTGCGCGACTACCTGCGCCGAGGCAAGAAGATCATCGTCACCACGGTGCAGAAGTTCCCCTTCATTCTCGACGAGCTGGGCGACCTCTCCGGCAAGAAGTTCGCGCTGCTGATCGACGAGGCGCATTCGAGCCAAGGCGGCAAGACCACGGCGCGGATGCACGAGGCGCTGGGCGGCAAAGCCGCCGGCGAATCAACCTGTGGGAAAACCGATGAGGAAGCTTTCGAAGAGGACGCCACGCAGGACGCAGTGAACGCGGAGATCGAAAAGCGCATCCAGTCGCGGCGACTGCTGTCCAACGCCAGCTATTTCGCCTTCACCGCCACGCCCAAGGACAAGACGCTGGAGTTGTTCGGCGAGAAGATCGCCGTCGGCGACAAGGTGCAATTCCGCTCGCCGGAGGAGTTGACCTACACCACCAAGCAGGCCATCCAGGAGGGATTCATCCTCGACGTGGTAGCCCACTACACGCCGGTGGCCAGCTACTACCACGTGGCCAAGACGGTCGAAGACGATCCGGATTTCGAAAAGGTCAAGGCGCTGAAGAAGATCCGCCATTACGTCGAATCGCACGACAAGGCCATTCGCCGCAAGGCCGAGATCATGGTCGATCACTTCATCTCGCAGGTGGCGGGCAAGCAGAAGATCGGCGGCAAGGCGCGGGCGATGATCGTGTGCAACGGCATCGCGCGGGCCATCGACTACTTCCGCGAGGTGTCGGACTACCTTGAGGAGATCAAGAGTCCGTACAAGGCTATCGTGGCATACTCGGGTGACTTCGAGGTTGCCGGCGAGAAGAAGACCGAGGCCGACCTGAACGGCTTTCCGAGCAAGGACATTCCGGCCAATCTCAAGCAAGACCCGTATCGCTTCCTGATCGTGGCCAACAAGTTCGTCACCGGCTTCGACGAGCCGCTGCTGCACACGATGTACGTGGACAAGCCTTTGGCGGGCGTGTTGGCGGTCCAGACACTGTCACGCCTCAACCGGGCTCACCCGCAAAAGCACGACACCTTCGTGCTCGACTTCGCGGACAACGCCGAGGCGGTGAAGGCGGCGTTCCAGGACTACTACCGCGCGACGATCCAGACCGGCGAAACGGACGCCAACAAGCTGCACGACCTGAAGGCCGAACTCGATGGCCAACAGGTGTATAGCGCTAGCCAAGTGGAAGATTTGGTGGCGCTTTACCTCGGTGGCGCGGACCGGGACAAGCTCGACCCGATCCTCGACGCTTGCGTGGAGGAATACCAGGAGAACCTGGACGAAGACGGCCAGGTGAAATTCAAAGGCAAGGCCAAGGCTTATCAGCGCAGCTACGGCTTCCTTGCTGCGATCCTCGGCTACGGCCACCCGGCTTGGGAGAAGCTGTCGATCTTCCTGAACTTCCTCATTCCGAAGTTGCCCGCGCCAAAGGAGGAAGACCTCTCCAAGGGCGTGCTGGAGTCCATCGATATGGACAGCTACCGCGTGGAAGCTCTGGCGGCCCTCAAGATGGCGATGGATGACGCCGACGCCACGGTCGAGCCGGTTCCGCCGGGCGGTGGCGGCGGCAAGGGCGAGCCGGACATCGACAAGCTGTCCAACATCATCAAGACCTTCAACGACCTGTTCGGAAACATCGAATGGAAGGACGCCGACAAGATCGGCAAGGTCATCGCCGAGGAAATTCCGGCGCGCGTGGCCCAGGACAAGGCCTACCAGAACGCGCAGGCGAACTCCGACCGCCAGAACGCAAAGCTGGAGCACGACAAGGCGCTCAACCGCGTGGTGCTGGAACTGTTGTCCGACCACACCGAACTGTTCAAGCAGTTCAGCGACAACCCCGACTTCAAGCGCTGGCTGACGAATATGGTTTTCGATGCGACCTATCACCCGGGCGTGACGGCGCCGAAGGCGCCTCCGCAGGTCGGGGTGTGA
- a CDS encoding inorganic phosphate transporter — MTQNACEAVAEPIVAAVEKPNLETRAGPVGSIVFMGLLGVGVTFAAYGLQSDVAGAGTALALAPLLLLGLSLLIALGFEFVNGFHDTANAVATVIYTHSLPPTVAVVWSGVWNFVGVLVSSGAVAFGIISLLPVELILQVGSDAGFAMVFSLLIAAILWNLGTWYFGLPASSSHTLIGSIIGVGLANELMHRGESATSGVDWSQAAKVGQSLLMSPLVGAVAAGLLLIVLKFAVTNPKLYRAPEGLRPPPWWIRSVLVLTCTGVSFAHGSNDGQKGMGLIMLILIGIVPTAYALNRAVPDSYVPEFLALSRVVEQALVEKSEGLKAFDGDPRPAVTGFIRTRQLGPDTLAATAKLVGEIAATIGKTGSLAHIPVTKTQNVRNDMYVVDEAMRRLEQLGQPVFDERTQKEIGGYRKALGNATRFIPTWVKVAVAIALGLGTMVGWRRIVVTVGEKIGKQHLTYGQGASAELVAMSTIAAADMYGLPVSTTHVLSSGVAGTMAANGSGLQWSTVRNLAMAWVLTLPAAILLSGSLFFLFHQMIAH; from the coding sequence ATGACACAGAATGCTTGCGAAGCGGTTGCGGAGCCCATCGTGGCGGCGGTCGAGAAACCAAACCTGGAAACCCGTGCCGGACCGGTCGGGTCGATCGTATTCATGGGCCTTCTTGGCGTCGGCGTCACCTTCGCGGCCTACGGCCTGCAAAGCGACGTGGCCGGTGCCGGCACCGCGCTGGCCTTGGCGCCTTTGCTGCTGCTCGGGCTGTCGCTCCTGATCGCCCTGGGCTTCGAGTTCGTGAACGGCTTCCACGATACGGCGAATGCCGTCGCCACGGTGATCTACACCCATTCGCTGCCGCCGACGGTTGCGGTGGTCTGGTCGGGCGTCTGGAATTTCGTCGGCGTGCTGGTGTCCTCCGGGGCCGTCGCTTTCGGCATCATTTCGCTCCTGCCGGTCGAACTGATTCTCCAGGTGGGGAGCGACGCGGGTTTCGCCATGGTGTTCTCGCTGCTGATCGCAGCCATCTTGTGGAATCTCGGGACCTGGTATTTCGGCCTGCCGGCCTCCAGCTCGCACACCCTGATCGGCTCGATCATCGGCGTCGGCCTCGCCAACGAACTGATGCACCGGGGCGAATCCGCCACCTCGGGGGTGGACTGGTCACAGGCGGCGAAAGTGGGCCAGTCGCTCTTGATGTCGCCGCTCGTCGGGGCCGTCGCCGCCGGGTTGCTGCTGATCGTACTCAAGTTCGCCGTCACCAATCCCAAGCTCTACCGCGCGCCGGAAGGCTTGCGTCCGCCGCCGTGGTGGATTCGCAGCGTCCTGGTGCTGACCTGCACCGGCGTGTCGTTCGCGCACGGCTCGAACGATGGGCAGAAAGGGATGGGGCTGATCATGCTGATCCTGATCGGCATCGTGCCGACCGCCTATGCCTTGAACCGGGCGGTGCCGGACTCCTACGTGCCGGAATTCCTGGCCCTGTCGCGCGTCGTCGAGCAGGCGCTGGTGGAAAAGTCGGAAGGCCTGAAAGCCTTCGACGGCGATCCCAGGCCCGCGGTGACCGGCTTCATCCGGACCCGGCAACTGGGGCCGGACACGCTGGCGGCAACCGCGAAGCTGGTCGGGGAGATCGCCGCCACCATCGGAAAGACCGGTTCGCTCGCGCACATTCCCGTGACCAAGACCCAGAACGTGCGTAATGACATGTACGTCGTCGACGAGGCGATGCGGCGGTTGGAACAATTGGGTCAGCCGGTTTTCGACGAGCGCACTCAAAAGGAGATTGGCGGCTACCGCAAGGCTCTGGGGAATGCCACCCGGTTCATTCCCACCTGGGTGAAGGTCGCCGTCGCCATCGCTCTGGGCCTGGGCACGATGGTCGGCTGGCGGCGCATCGTGGTGACCGTCGGCGAAAAAATCGGCAAGCAGCATCTGACCTACGGCCAAGGTGCGTCGGCGGAACTGGTGGCCATGAGCACCATCGCGGCGGCGGACATGTATGGCCTGCCCGTGTCGACGACCCATGTGCTGTCGTCGGGTGTGGCCGGGACGATGGCTGCCAATGGCTCAGGCCTGCAATGGTCCACGGTCCGCAATCTGGCCATGGCATGGGTGCTGACCTTGCCCGCGGCCATCCTGCTTTCCGGGAGCCTCTTCTTCCTGTTTCACCAGATGATCGCCCATTGA